The DNA region AGTTCGCGGTCAGCACGGACCACCGATACACCCTGGTTCTTTTTGGCGAGGGCACCAATCGGCGACCTACCGCCCTTCTTGCGGGTCTCCACCTTACAAATAGAGGCGGTCACCGTGACGATGTGCGTCTGCCCGCCGTAGCCGACTTCGATCTCCTGCGGTTCGCCGAAGGGCTCAAAGGCAGGCGTATCGTTGTAGGGCGCGGGTGCGCTGGTGCCCCGCATCAGCATCAGGGGATCATTCGGCCGAACGAACTCTTCGTTAACGTTCACGAAGTGGCCGCTCCGGCCCTCTTCATAGGCTGCAAGTCGGATCGTTGCTTTGCCGGTGTTGATAAAATACCGATAGATGCGGCCGATCATCATCTCAGCGTTACGAAGCAGAGCCGTGCTCTGCTTCCACTTCATCAGGTCGAGTTGAGTCCAGATAACAAGCGTGCCGCTCTCGCCGACGTCCGTACTGATGACCTTCAGCCAGTCTGGAGGGATCACCGCTGCTTGCGGCTCCGGAACGTCGACCATCTCGCCCTCTTGGATCTCATCGACGTCGAGATAGCTGTGCCACGTCTTGCCGTCGCGCCAAGTGTAAACATCCACTCGGCGGGCTTGGGAGATCGATGAGTTCGGCAACCCCATGCCGAACTTGCCGATGCCTTTCTGGTCGTCTTCCTCAAGGTGATTGCCGACCCCAAACTGCAGCGCGCGGCGCAGGGTGTCACGATCCATGCCCGAGGCGTTGTCGTAGACCGCTAGGCGATCGAGTCGCCGCCGGCCACCAGGGCTGTCGAGGCCAGCCTTGTCGATGCAGATCACCTCGACCGCGACAGGGCGGGACAGCCCCTCGCCTGCCTGGATCGAGTTGTCGATGAGCTCAGCGATGGCGTAGGCGCTGTCTTTGTAGCCCGAGCTGCGCATCGCCTTAATGGACAGCTTTTGCGGAATGATCGCGAAGCTCACGTGCTTAGTCCCCCTCCCAAATATCGTCCCAGAATGCGAACCCCTCGGCCAGGCTGCGGAAACCCGGCGCTTGGTCTACGACGGTCAGGACGCGGCAGGCGGCG from Oharaeibacter diazotrophicus includes:
- a CDS encoding ATP-binding protein — its product is MSFAIIPQKLSIKAMRSSGYKDSAYAIAELIDNSIQAGEGLSRPVAVEVICIDKAGLDSPGGRRRLDRLAVYDNASGMDRDTLRRALQFGVGNHLEEDDQKGIGKFGMGLPNSSISQARRVDVYTWRDGKTWHSYLDVDEIQEGEMVDVPEPQAAVIPPDWLKVISTDVGESGTLVIWTQLDLMKWKQSTALLRNAEMMIGRIYRYFINTGKATIRLAAYEEGRSGHFVNVNEEFVRPNDPLMLMRGTSAPAPYNDTPAFEPFGEPQEIEVGYGGQTHIVTVTASICKVETRKKGGRSPIGALAKKNQGVSVVRADRELELNRSFENSYDPRERWWGIEVAFTPALDAVFGVSNNKQSATSFQRLDIEEDAAAQSLSLADYQHQLDLDNDPRLPMYEISRVVDKLLETIRAQVARMREGERTEKAAQSEDGSTAEDIATRALRRRQERLGETGASDKDESRPDEERTDVLTDEIEQEGLDPATAREIAVTYVKRKIKFLFRHADFPGFAVFDITSKAGVIIITINTKHPAHAHLFDLLREGEADTPESPALQGLKLLLTAWARMEDEASGDRKIELEDTRGEWGRIARDFLREADE